The following proteins come from a genomic window of Canis lupus dingo isolate Sandy chromosome 20, ASM325472v2, whole genome shotgun sequence:
- the TMEM259 gene encoding membralin isoform X1 has product MSEHAAPGAPGPGPNGGGGGGGPVPARGPRTPNLNPNPLINVRDRLFHALFFKMAVTYSRLFPPAFRRLFEFFVLLKALFVLFVLAYIHIVFSRSPINCLEHVRDKWPREGILRVEVQHNSSRAPVFLQFCDGGRRGSFPGLAVEPGSPEPEEEEEEELAVDMFGNTSIKFELDIEPKVLKPPGGAEAPNDSQELPFPETPTKVWPQDEYVVEYSLEYGFLRLSQATRQRLSIPVMVVTLDPSRDQCFGDRFSRLLLAEFLGYDDILMSSVKGLAENEENKGFLRNVVSGEHYRFVSMWMARTSYLAAFVIMVIFTLSVSMLLRYSHHQIFVFIVDLLQMLEMNMAIAFPAAPLLTVILALVGMEAIMSEFFNDTTTAFYIILIVWLADQYDAICCHTNTSKRHWLRFFYLYHFAFYAYHYRFNGQYSSLALVTSWLFIQHSMIYFFHHYELPAILQQIRIQEMLLQTPPLGPGAPTALPDDLNNNGGAPATIPDPAGQPPALGPGLPGTGGGPGPVAEAPSSLVAAAASVAAAASGDLGWMAETAAMITDASFLSGLSASLLERRPAGPLSPGGGLPRAPQDSAPSSNSLAHDTALPAAGVSGPSSAPTTPVDPPPEVGS; this is encoded by the exons ATGTCGGAGCACGCGgcgcccggggccccggggcccgggcccaacggcggcggcggcggcggcggcccggtcCCCGCGCGCGGGCCTCGCACCCCCAACCTCAACCCCAACCCTCTCATCAACGTGCGCGACCGGCTCTTCCACGCGCTCTTCTTCAAGATGGCTGTCACCTACTCGCGGCTCTTCCCACCCGCCTTCCGCCGTCTCTTCGAGTTTTTCGTGCTGCTCAAG GCGCTGTTCGTGCTCTTCGTCCTGGCCTACATCCACATCGTCTTCTCACGCTCGCCCATCAACTGCCTGGAGCACGTGCGGGACAAGTGGCCCCGGGAGGGCATCCTGCGTGTGGAGGTCCAGCACAACTCGAGCCGCGCGCCCGTCTTCCTGCAGTTCTGTGACGGCGGCCGTCGCGGCAGCTTCCCCGGCCTGGCCGTGGAGCCGGGCAGCCCCGAGccggaggaggaggaagaggaggagctggCCGTGGACATGTTCGGGAACACCTCCATCAAG TTCGAGCTGGACATTGAGCCCAAGGTGTTGAAGCCACCGGGCGGTGCCGAGGCCCCAAATGACAGCCAGGAGCTCCCCTTCCCAGAGACGCCTACAAAAG TATGGCCCCAGGACGAGTATGTGGTGGAGTACTCCCTGGAGTATGGCTTCCTACGGCTGTCACAGGCCACGCGGCAGCGGCTCAGCATCCCCGTCATGGTGGTCACCCTGG ACCCCTCCCGGGACCAGTGCTTCGGGGACCGCTTCAGCCGCCTGCTGCTGGCCGAGTTCCTGGGCTACGACGACATTCTCATGTCCAGCGTCAAGGGCCTGGCGGAGAACGAGGAGAACAAGG GCTTCCTGCGCAACGTGGTGTCTGGTGAGCACTACCGTTTCGTGAGCATGTGGATGGCGCGCACGTCCTACCTGGCGGCCTTTGTCATCATGGTCATCTTC ACCCTCAGCGTTTCCATGCTGCTCAGATACTCCCACCACCAGATTTTTGTCTTCATTG TGGACCTGCTGCAGATGCTGGAGATGAATATGGCCATCGCCTTCCCCGCGGCGCCCCTGCTCACTGTCATCCTGGCCCTTGTAG GGATGGAGGCCATCATGTCGGAGTTCTTCAACGACACCACCACGGCCTTCTACATCATCCTCATCGTCTGGCTGGCCGACCAGTACGATGCCATTTGCTGCCACACGAACACCAGCAAGAGGCACTGGCTGCG GTTCTTCTACTTGTACCATTTCGCCTTCTACGCCTACCACTACCGCTTCAACGGGCAGTACAGCAGCCTGGCCCTGGTCACCTCCTGGCTCTTCATCCAG CATTCCATGATCTACTTCTTCCACCACTACGAGCTGCCTGCCATTCTGCAGCAGATCCGAATCCAGGAGATGCTGTTACAGACCCCGCCActgggccccggggcccccacgGCGCTTCCGGATGACCTGAACAACAACGGGGGTGCCCCAGCCACCATCCCCGACCCTGCTGGCCAGCCCCCCGCCCTGGGCCCTGGCTTGCCAGGCACTGGTGGGGGCCCCGGGCCTGTGGCTGAGGCACCCAGCTCTCTGGTGGCTGCGGCGGCTTCAGTGGCGGCGGCAGCCAGCGGTGACCTGGGCTGGATGGCAGAGACGGCCGCCATGATCACAGACGCCTCCTTCCTGTCTGGCCTCAGTGCCTCCCTCCTGGAACGGCGGCCCGCTGGTCCGCTGAGCCCTGGTGGGGGGTTGCCCCGAGCTCCCCAGGACAGTGCCCCCTCCAGCAACTCCCTGGCACATGACACAGCGCTCCCAGCTGCCGGGGTGAGTGGGCCCAGTTCTGCACCCACAACCCCAGTGGACCCACCCCCAGAGGTCGGTTCCTGA
- the TMEM259 gene encoding membralin isoform X2, producing MSEHAAPGAPGPGPNGGGGGGGPVPARGPRTPNLNPNPLINVRDRLFHALFFKMAVTYSRLFPPAFRRLFEFFVLLKALFVLFVLAYIHIVFSRSPINCLEHVRDKWPREGILRVEVQHNSSRAPVFLQFCDGGRRGSFPGLAVEPGSPEPEEEEEEELAVDMFGNTSIKFELDIEPKVLKPPGGAEAPNDSQELPFPETPTKVWPQDEYVVEYSLEYGFLRLSQATRQRLSIPVMVVTLDPSRDQCFGDRFSRLLLAEFLGYDDILMSSVKGLAENEENKGFLRNVVSGEHYRFVSMWMARTSYLAAFVIMVIFTLSVSMLLRYSHHQIFVFIGMEAIMSEFFNDTTTAFYIILIVWLADQYDAICCHTNTSKRHWLRFFYLYHFAFYAYHYRFNGQYSSLALVTSWLFIQHSMIYFFHHYELPAILQQIRIQEMLLQTPPLGPGAPTALPDDLNNNGGAPATIPDPAGQPPALGPGLPGTGGGPGPVAEAPSSLVAAAASVAAAASGDLGWMAETAAMITDASFLSGLSASLLERRPAGPLSPGGGLPRAPQDSAPSSNSLAHDTALPAAGVSGPSSAPTTPVDPPPEVGS from the exons ATGTCGGAGCACGCGgcgcccggggccccggggcccgggcccaacggcggcggcggcggcggcggcccggtcCCCGCGCGCGGGCCTCGCACCCCCAACCTCAACCCCAACCCTCTCATCAACGTGCGCGACCGGCTCTTCCACGCGCTCTTCTTCAAGATGGCTGTCACCTACTCGCGGCTCTTCCCACCCGCCTTCCGCCGTCTCTTCGAGTTTTTCGTGCTGCTCAAG GCGCTGTTCGTGCTCTTCGTCCTGGCCTACATCCACATCGTCTTCTCACGCTCGCCCATCAACTGCCTGGAGCACGTGCGGGACAAGTGGCCCCGGGAGGGCATCCTGCGTGTGGAGGTCCAGCACAACTCGAGCCGCGCGCCCGTCTTCCTGCAGTTCTGTGACGGCGGCCGTCGCGGCAGCTTCCCCGGCCTGGCCGTGGAGCCGGGCAGCCCCGAGccggaggaggaggaagaggaggagctggCCGTGGACATGTTCGGGAACACCTCCATCAAG TTCGAGCTGGACATTGAGCCCAAGGTGTTGAAGCCACCGGGCGGTGCCGAGGCCCCAAATGACAGCCAGGAGCTCCCCTTCCCAGAGACGCCTACAAAAG TATGGCCCCAGGACGAGTATGTGGTGGAGTACTCCCTGGAGTATGGCTTCCTACGGCTGTCACAGGCCACGCGGCAGCGGCTCAGCATCCCCGTCATGGTGGTCACCCTGG ACCCCTCCCGGGACCAGTGCTTCGGGGACCGCTTCAGCCGCCTGCTGCTGGCCGAGTTCCTGGGCTACGACGACATTCTCATGTCCAGCGTCAAGGGCCTGGCGGAGAACGAGGAGAACAAGG GCTTCCTGCGCAACGTGGTGTCTGGTGAGCACTACCGTTTCGTGAGCATGTGGATGGCGCGCACGTCCTACCTGGCGGCCTTTGTCATCATGGTCATCTTC ACCCTCAGCGTTTCCATGCTGCTCAGATACTCCCACCACCAGATTTTTGTCTTCATTG GGATGGAGGCCATCATGTCGGAGTTCTTCAACGACACCACCACGGCCTTCTACATCATCCTCATCGTCTGGCTGGCCGACCAGTACGATGCCATTTGCTGCCACACGAACACCAGCAAGAGGCACTGGCTGCG GTTCTTCTACTTGTACCATTTCGCCTTCTACGCCTACCACTACCGCTTCAACGGGCAGTACAGCAGCCTGGCCCTGGTCACCTCCTGGCTCTTCATCCAG CATTCCATGATCTACTTCTTCCACCACTACGAGCTGCCTGCCATTCTGCAGCAGATCCGAATCCAGGAGATGCTGTTACAGACCCCGCCActgggccccggggcccccacgGCGCTTCCGGATGACCTGAACAACAACGGGGGTGCCCCAGCCACCATCCCCGACCCTGCTGGCCAGCCCCCCGCCCTGGGCCCTGGCTTGCCAGGCACTGGTGGGGGCCCCGGGCCTGTGGCTGAGGCACCCAGCTCTCTGGTGGCTGCGGCGGCTTCAGTGGCGGCGGCAGCCAGCGGTGACCTGGGCTGGATGGCAGAGACGGCCGCCATGATCACAGACGCCTCCTTCCTGTCTGGCCTCAGTGCCTCCCTCCTGGAACGGCGGCCCGCTGGTCCGCTGAGCCCTGGTGGGGGGTTGCCCCGAGCTCCCCAGGACAGTGCCCCCTCCAGCAACTCCCTGGCACATGACACAGCGCTCCCAGCTGCCGGGGTGAGTGGGCCCAGTTCTGCACCCACAACCCCAGTGGACCCACCCCCAGAGGTCGGTTCCTGA
- the GRIN3B gene encoding glutamate receptor ionotropic, NMDA 3B, whose translation MGVGTAPAPSSLAGARPGRSGARGGAGRGPTHSPPPPRAVVLLWGPPTPGPGQRAARRRGRLLRAAGHFGMELARRPWPWPWLWLWLALGPRPGPAGGHPQPCGVPGGSVRLGALLPRAPAARARVRAALARAALVPRPPRNLSLELVAAAPPARDPASLARGLCRALAAPGVAALLAFPEARPELLQLHFLAAAAGTPVLSVLRREARAPLGDPPPHCQNPFHLQLDWASPLETLLDVLVAVLHAHASDAVSLALCRVRDPGGLVALWTARAGRAPELVLDLSRPDAGDAGLQARLAPLGTSPSGAAPAPTAVLLGCPLARARRVLQAAPPGPRWLLGTPLSAEALPTEGLPPGLLALGEVARPPLEAAIHDAVELVARALSSAARAEPERGLLSTSGNCHDPQPARPESPGRLLARFLANTSFEGRTGPVWVSGSSQVHVSRRFRVWSLRRDPLGAPAWATVGSWRAGRLEPEPGGAAAQPPPSPGARARPKLRVVTLVEHPFVFAREPDEDGQCPAGQLCLAPGTNDSAALDALFAALANGSVPRALRKCCYGYCIDLLERLAEDTPFDFELYIVGDGKYGALRDGRWTGLVGDLLAGRAHMAVTSFSINSARSQVLDFSSPFFSTSLGIMVRARDTASPIGAFTWPLHWSMWLGVFAALHLTALFLTLYEWRSPYGLTPRGRNRATVFSYSSALNLCYAILFGRTVSSKTPKCPTGRLLMNLWAIFCLLVLSSYTANLAAVMVGDKTFLELSGIHDPKLHHPSQGFRVGTVWESSAEAYIKKSFPDLHAHMRRHSAPTTPRGVAMLTSDPPKLNAFIMDKSLLDYEVSIDADCKLLTVGKPFAMEGYGIGLPQNSPLTSNLSEFISRYKSSGFIDLLHDKWYKMVPCGKRVLAVTETLQVGIYHFSGLFVLLCLGLGSAVLSSLGEHVFYRLVLPRIRRGNKLQYWLHTSQRIHRALNTEPPEGQEEPEPRAEERQDTPAAPAGPGSWTRARRATAKERRVRFLLEPTVAAAAPDGPVWLCSNGRLPAAPPSGPPRPGELEELRQRIEDARERLRQALVRRGQLLAQLGDEPRDPPPLHAGSEAPEAAR comes from the exons atgggcgTGGGGACTGCTCCTGCCCCCTCATCCCTTGCGGGTGCTCGGCCTGGGCGCTCGggtgcgcggggcggggcgggccgaggCCCCAcccactccccgcccccgccccgggccgtgGTCCTCCTCTGGGGGCCGCCGACACCCGGGCCGGGACAGCGAGCGGCGCGCCGGCGGGGACGCCTCCTCCGCGCCGCCGGCCACTTTGGGATGGAGTTGGCGCGgcggccgtggccgtggccgtggctgtggctgtggctggcGCTGGGGCCGCGGCCCGGGCCCGCGGGGGGCCACCCGCAGCCGTGCGGCGTCCCGGGGGGCTCCGTGCGCCTGGGCGCCCTCCTgccccgcgcgcccgccgcccgcgcccgcgtgCGCGCCGCCCTGGCCCGGGCCGCCCTGGTGCCGCGGCCGCCGCGCAACCTGAGCCTGGAGCTGGtggccgccgcgccccccgcgcgcgaCCCCGCCTCGCTGGCCCGCGGGCTGTGCCGGGCGCTGGCGGCCCCGGGCGTGGCGGCCCTGCTGGCCTTCCCCGAGGCGCGGCCCGAGCTGCTGCAGCTGCACTTCCTGGCGGCCGCCGCGGGGACCCCGGTGCTCAGCGTGCTGCGGCGCGAGGCGCGCGCGCCCCTCGGGGACCCG CCACCCCATTGCCAGAACCCGTTCCACCTGCAGCTGGACTGGGCCAGCCCCCTGGAGACGCTGCTGGACGTGCTGGTGGCCGTGCTGCACGCGCACGCCTCGGACGCCGTCAGCCTGGCGCTGTGCCGCGTGCGGGACCCCGGCGGCCTGGTGGCGCTCTGGACAGCCCGCGCCGGCCGGGCCCCGGAGCTGGTGCTGGACCTGAGTCGGCCAGACGCAGGCGACGCGGGGCTGCAGGCCCGCCTGGCCCCCCTGGGGACCTCACCCAgcggcgcggccccggccccTACGGCCGTGCTCCTGGGCTGCCCCCTGGCCCGCGCCCGGCGGGTGCTGCAGGCCGCGCCCCCCGGGCCCCGCTGGCTGCTGGGCACCCCGCTGAGCGCCGAGGCACTGCCCACCGAGGGGCTGCCCCCAGGGCTGCTGGCACTGGGCGAGGTGGCGCGCCCCCCGCTGGAGGCCGCCATCCACGACGCCGTGGAGCTGGTGGCGCGAGCCCTGAGCAGCGCAGCCCGTGCGGAGCCGGAGCGCGGCCTCCTGTCCACGTCGGGCAACTGCCACGACCCGCAGCCGGCTAGGCCCGAGTCCCCAGGCCGCCTCCTGGCCCG gttCCTGGCCAACACGTCCTTTGAGGGCCGCACGGGGCCGGTGTGGGTGAGCGGCTCCTCGCAGGTGCACGTGTCCCGGCGCTTCCGCGTGTGGAGCCTGCGCCGGGACCCGCTGGGTGCCCCCGCCTGGGCCACGGTGGGCAGCTGGCGGGCCGGGCGCCTGGAGCCGGAGCCGGGGGGCGCAGCCGCGCAGCCCCCACCGTCCCCGGGGGCCCGGGCCCGGCCCAAGCTGCGCGTGGTGACGCTGGTGGAGCATCCGTTCGTGTTCGCGCGGGAGCCGGATGAGGACGGGCAGTGCCCCGCCGGGCAGCTGTGCCTGGCCCCGGGCACCAACGACTCGGCCGCCCTGGACGCGCTGTTCGCCGCGCTGGCCAACGGCTCGGTGCCGCGCGCGCTGCGCAAGTGCTGCTACGGCTACTGCATCGACCTGCTGGAGCGCCTGGCGGAGGACACGCCGTTCGACTTCGAGCTGTACATCGTGGGTGATGGCAAGTACGGGGCCCTGCGCGACGGCCGCTGGACGGGCCTGGTGGGCGACCTGCTGGCCGGCAGGGCCCACATGGCGGTCACCAGCTTCAGCATCAACTCGGCCCGCTCCCAGGTGCTGGACTTCAGCAGCCCCTTCTTCTCCACCAGCCTGGGCATCATGGTGCGGGCCCGGGACACGGCGTCGCCCATCGGCGCCTTCACGTGGCCGCTGCACTGGTCCATGTGGCTGGGCGTCTTCGCGGCGCTGCACCTCACGGCGCTCTTCCTCACCCTGTATGAGTGGCGCAGCCCCTACGGCCTCACGCCCCGCGGCCGGAACCGCGCCACCGTGTTCTCCTACTCTTCGGCCCTCAACCTCTGCTACGCCATCCTCTTCGGGCGCACGGTGTCCAGCAAGACGCCCAAGTGCCCCACGGGGCGCCTCCTCATGAACCTCTGGGCCATCTTCTGCCTGCTGGTGCTGTCCAGCTACACGGCCAACCTGGCCGCCGTCATGGTCGGGGACAAGACTTTCCTGGAACTGTCGGGAATCCATGACCCCAAG CTGCACCACCCGTCCCAGGGCTTCCGCGTGGGCACCGTGTGGGAGAGCAGCGCCGAGGCCTACATCAAGAAGAGCTTCCCCGACCTGCACGCGCACATGCGGCGCCACAGCGCGCCCACCACGCCCCGCGGCGTCGCCATGCTCAC GAGCGACCCCCCCAAGCTCAACGCCTTCATCATGGACAAGTCGCTCCTCGACTACGAAGTCTCCATCGACGCGGACTGTAAACTGCTGACCGTGGGCAAGCCTTTCGCCATGGAGG GCTACGGCATCGGACTCCCTCAAAACTCGCCACTCACCTCCAACCTGTCCGAGTTCATCAGCCGCTACAAGTCCTCCGGTTTCATCGACTTGCTGCACGACAAGTGGTACAAGATGGTGCCTTGTGGGAAGCGCGTCCTCGCCGTGACAGAG ACGCTGCAGGTGGGCATCTACCACTTCTCCGGACTCTTCGTGCTGCTGTGCCTGGGGCTGGGCAGCGCCGTGCTCAGCTCTCTGGGCGAGCACGTCTTCTACCGCCTGGTGCTCCCGCGCATCCGGAGGGGCAACAAGCTGCAGTACTGGCTGCACACGAGCCAG AGAATCCACCGCGCCCTGAACACGGAGCCGCCGGAAGGCCAGGAGGAGCCGGAGCCGAG GGCGGAGGAGCGGCAGGACACCCCGGCGGCCCCTGCGGGCCCGGGGAGCTGGACGCGAGCGCGCCGGGCCACGGCGAAGGAGCGGCGCGTGCGGTTCCTACTGGAGCCCACGGTGGCCGCCGCGGCGCCGGACGGCCCCGTGTGGCTCTGCTCCAACGGCCGCCTGCCGGCTGCGCCGCCCTCGGGCCCTCCGCGGCCCGGCGAGCTGGAGGAGCTGCGGCAGCGCATCGAGGACGCGCGGGAGCGCCTCCGCCAGGCCCTGGTGCGGCGGGGACAGCTGCTGGCCCAGCTGGGGGACGAGCCCCGCGACCCGCCCCCGCTGCACGCCGGCTCCGAGGCACCGGAAGCGGCGCGGTGA